One genomic region from Proteus vulgaris encodes:
- a CDS encoding siderophore ABC transporter substrate-binding protein encodes MKKILPLVIASILSVTSFSALSKTPIEYQPNQVISQHNDKMVIKHLLGETSVTKNPSKVVLFDFGLYDSLVQLGLADKVVGLPLGNAPAYIKGSIASNVANVGGMKAPDLEKLAEIKPDLIIITGRQGASYEALAKIAPTVNLGTNSANYLNSVESNIKLLGELFDKQQVTQEQIAKLNTVIEQAQKKAAGSDKKVLVLLHNAGNLMPNNQSVVYDVVKAKRAELPPVAEEEKGKRRVVTPEMIAKANPDVILIVDRSEAIGADKLDKATFENEVIKTTSAYKNSGIIYLQADLWYLSGGGLDSLTKQIEAVENAL; translated from the coding sequence ATGAAGAAGATCCTTCCTTTAGTTATCGCATCTATCCTTTCTGTAACCAGTTTCTCTGCGTTAAGCAAAACGCCAATCGAATACCAACCTAACCAAGTTATTAGTCAGCACAATGACAAGATGGTGATTAAACACCTATTAGGTGAAACGTCGGTCACTAAGAACCCTTCAAAAGTGGTTCTATTTGATTTTGGTCTTTATGATTCTTTAGTTCAGTTAGGTTTAGCCGATAAAGTAGTTGGGCTACCGTTAGGTAATGCGCCTGCCTATATTAAAGGAAGTATTGCAAGCAACGTTGCTAATGTAGGTGGTATGAAAGCGCCTGACTTAGAAAAATTAGCCGAAATTAAACCTGATTTAATTATTATTACGGGTCGCCAAGGTGCATCATATGAGGCTTTAGCGAAAATTGCACCAACCGTTAATTTAGGTACTAACAGCGCAAACTATCTCAATTCAGTTGAGTCAAATATCAAATTATTAGGTGAATTATTTGATAAACAACAAGTGACTCAAGAGCAAATTGCTAAATTAAATACTGTTATTGAGCAAGCCCAGAAAAAAGCAGCAGGATCTGACAAAAAAGTTTTAGTACTATTACATAACGCTGGCAATTTAATGCCTAATAATCAAAGTGTTGTTTATGATGTTGTTAAAGCCAAAAGAGCCGAATTACCGCCTGTTGCTGAAGAAGAGAAAGGCAAACGTCGTGTTGTAACACCTGAAATGATCGCAAAAGCTAATCCTGATGTTATTTTAATTGTGGATCGTAGCGAAGCTATTGGCGCTGATAAATTAGACAAAGCAACATTTGAAAATGAGGTAATCAAAACAACCTCGGCTTATAAAAATAGCGGTATTATTTATCTACAAGCTGATCTTTGGTATCTTTCTGGCGGTGGTTTAGACAGTTTAACTAAACAAATTGAAGCGGTAGAAAACGCACTTTAA
- a CDS encoding YggS family pyridoxal phosphate-dependent enzyme, which produces MNTIKQNLVNVRSHIDTAAQKCGRSSEEITLLAVSKTKPASDIEKAIACGQTEFGENYVQEGVDKINYFADNHTLVWHFIGPLQSNKTRLVAENFDWCHTIDRLKIAQRLSDQRPDSLPPINVLIQINISDENSKSGINLTELDGLAAQISILSGIKLRGLMAIPAPESNYDKQVEVLKKMHLAFKQLQSQYPDIDTLSMGMTSDMEAAIACGSTLVRIGTAIFGARDYATK; this is translated from the coding sequence ATGAATACTATTAAACAGAATCTCGTCAATGTCAGGTCTCACATTGACACAGCAGCGCAGAAATGCGGCCGTTCTTCAGAAGAAATAACACTACTTGCAGTGAGTAAAACAAAACCTGCGAGTGACATCGAAAAAGCAATAGCGTGTGGACAAACTGAATTTGGTGAAAACTATGTCCAAGAAGGTGTTGATAAAATCAATTATTTTGCTGATAACCACACCTTAGTTTGGCACTTTATCGGCCCTTTACAGTCAAATAAAACACGTCTTGTTGCTGAAAATTTCGATTGGTGCCATACCATTGATAGATTGAAAATCGCTCAAAGATTAAGTGACCAACGTCCTGACTCATTGCCACCAATAAATGTCCTTATTCAAATCAATATTAGTGATGAGAACAGTAAATCAGGTATTAATCTGACTGAACTTGATGGGCTAGCGGCACAAATTTCTATTCTATCAGGTATTAAATTGCGCGGATTGATGGCTATTCCAGCACCTGAAAGCAATTATGACAAACAAGTTGAAGTACTAAAAAAAATGCATCTTGCATTTAAACAATTGCAATCTCAATATCCCGATATAGATACCTTATCTATGGGAATGACAAGTGATATGGAGGCTGCTATTGCTTGTGGTTCAACACTCGTTCGTATTGGAACAGCAATTTTTGGCGCAAGAGATTACGCGACTAAGTAA
- the rsmE gene encoding 16S rRNA (uracil(1498)-N(3))-methyltransferase: MRIPRIYHPEPLTAGTQTALDEEASNHVGRVLRMSTGQKLALFDGSNQVFDAEIIESTKKSVTVQINEGIVDDKESPLDLHLGQVLSRGEKMEFTIQKSVELGVNTITPLISERCGVKLDPSRLEKKHQQWQKIIISACEQCGRNSIPQLMPVMSLEEWCAQDDGSLKLNLHPRANQSINTLPLPVKKVRLLIGPEGGLSPEEIAMTAEHHFTDILLGPRVLRTETTALTAITALQVRFGDLG; this comes from the coding sequence ATGCGTATTCCTCGCATTTATCATCCAGAACCACTCACAGCAGGTACTCAAACAGCATTAGATGAAGAAGCATCTAATCATGTTGGGCGTGTATTAAGAATGTCTACGGGGCAAAAACTAGCACTGTTTGATGGTTCAAATCAGGTATTTGATGCTGAAATCATAGAAAGCACAAAAAAGTCAGTCACTGTGCAAATCAATGAAGGCATTGTTGATGATAAAGAATCCCCTCTCGACCTCCATTTAGGACAAGTGCTTTCACGAGGCGAGAAAATGGAGTTTACTATTCAAAAATCAGTTGAGTTAGGTGTTAATACGATCACTCCACTGATCTCAGAACGCTGTGGTGTTAAACTTGACCCTAGCCGTTTAGAGAAAAAACATCAGCAATGGCAAAAAATTATTATCTCGGCATGTGAACAATGTGGCAGAAATAGCATCCCACAATTAATGCCGGTGATGTCATTAGAAGAATGGTGTGCTCAAGATGATGGTAGTTTAAAACTCAATTTACATCCTAGGGCTAACCAAAGTATTAATACCTTACCCTTACCTGTTAAAAAAGTGCGCTTATTGATTGGCCCTGAAGGTGGACTTTCCCCTGAAGAAATCGCCATGACAGCAGAGCACCATTTTACTGATATTTTATTAGGTCCTCGTGTATTAAGAACTGAAACAACAGCGCTCACCGCAATCACCGCTTTGCAGGTTCGGTTCGGCGATCTGGGATAA
- a CDS encoding type IV pilus twitching motility protein PilT has protein sequence MKMENLIAYSVKHNASDLHLCCGDVPRLRINGILYQQNQCKPITSDSLLAWFLPFLSNTQKQIFENEGQVDTALTLSCGQRLRVNLFRQQKGISAVLRIIETQIPSLDKLRVPKSVSTLLDNYSHGLILVTGATGSGKSSTLAAMINHLNQYQRQHILTLEDPIEFIHSNKQSIVQQREIGRDVQHTANAIKSALRQDPDVIMLGELRDAQSIKLALTAAETGHLVLATLHTQGAAQTLERVTNVFTGNERQWISSQLACSLRAIISQELVSSIEGGRVALFEIMQVTQGISHLIREGKYHQVTTLMQTGSEYGMQTFMLSRQQRQHEGLIQAE, from the coding sequence ATGAAAATGGAAAATTTAATTGCATATAGTGTAAAGCATAACGCCTCGGATCTGCACCTTTGTTGTGGTGATGTACCACGATTGCGGATCAATGGAATACTTTATCAACAAAATCAATGTAAACCTATCACTTCCGATAGTCTATTAGCGTGGTTTTTGCCTTTTTTGAGCAACACTCAAAAGCAAATTTTTGAGAATGAAGGGCAAGTTGATACAGCACTCACGCTGTCTTGTGGGCAGCGACTTCGTGTTAATTTATTTCGCCAACAAAAAGGCATTTCAGCTGTATTAAGAATAATTGAAACACAAATTCCTTCTTTAGATAAACTTCGAGTACCCAAGTCGGTTTCAACACTTTTAGACAACTATTCTCATGGACTTATTTTGGTGACTGGTGCAACAGGAAGTGGGAAATCATCGACATTAGCGGCAATGATCAATCATTTAAACCAATATCAACGTCAGCATATTTTGACATTAGAAGATCCTATTGAATTTATACATAGCAATAAGCAAAGCATTGTGCAGCAAAGGGAAATAGGGCGAGATGTTCAACATACTGCAAATGCGATAAAGAGCGCTCTGCGCCAAGATCCAGATGTCATTATGTTAGGCGAGTTAAGAGATGCACAAAGTATTAAGTTGGCATTAACGGCAGCAGAAACAGGGCATTTGGTGCTGGCTACATTGCATACTCAAGGGGCGGCACAAACACTTGAGCGCGTGACAAATGTATTTACAGGTAATGAGCGACAATGGATTTCATCACAATTAGCGTGCAGTTTAAGGGCGATAATTTCACAAGAGTTAGTTTCTTCAATTGAAGGCGGACGTGTGGCGTTATTTGAAATAATGCAGGTCACACAGGGTATTTCGCATCTTATTAGAGAAGGAAAATACCACCAAGTGACAACATTAATGCAAACAGGTAGTGAATACGGTATGCAAACCTTCATGTTAAGTCGGCAGCAACGCCAACATGAAGGTTTAATTCAAGCTGAGTGA
- a CDS encoding XTP/dITP diphosphatase codes for MQKVVLATGNPGKVKELASLLSAFGLDIVAQTELGVDSVEETGLTFVENALIKARHAAKVTGLPAIADDSGISVNALGGAPGIYSARYAGVDASDQQNLDKLLDAMKDVPAEKRQAQFNCVLVYMRHENDPTPLIFHGIWHGVLSTEMHGEGGFGYDPIFFVPELNCTAAQLTKEQKNQYSHRGKALKLMLDALKNA; via the coding sequence ATGCAAAAAGTAGTGCTCGCAACTGGAAATCCGGGAAAAGTTAAAGAGCTAGCCTCTTTACTTTCTGCTTTCGGTTTAGATATTGTTGCTCAAACAGAGCTTGGTGTTGATTCTGTTGAAGAAACTGGCCTAACTTTTGTTGAGAATGCGCTGATTAAAGCTCGTCATGCAGCAAAAGTAACCGGTCTACCAGCTATTGCTGATGACTCCGGTATTTCAGTAAATGCTTTAGGCGGTGCTCCGGGTATTTACTCAGCACGCTATGCAGGTGTTGATGCAAGCGATCAGCAAAATCTGGATAAATTGCTTGATGCAATGAAAGATGTTCCTGCTGAAAAACGCCAAGCACAATTTAACTGTGTATTAGTTTATATGCGCCATGAAAACGATCCAACTCCGCTGATTTTTCACGGTATTTGGCACGGTGTATTAAGCACAGAAATGCACGGTGAAGGTGGATTTGGTTACGATCCTATTTTCTTTGTTCCTGAATTAAATTGTACTGCGGCACAATTAACTAAAGAGCAAAAAAATCAGTATTCACATCGTGGTAAAGCACTTAAATTAATGTTGGATGCCCTTAAGAATGCTTAA
- a CDS encoding A24 family peptidase, which yields MPLSRCFIKIPLFSFLNDFLAFIKFCLPFPLLFLLAKTRRKQLTLSYIIVCLYWFFSINSFSLLIILSVLSFYLLMLSFFDADYFLLPNTLTYWLIFLGLLCNYTVYGLIPFNHAFYGFLGGVGLFYSIYLWGYFICQKCVLGFGDVKLFGAIGAWCGFEKLPYILLLGSFLGLSVYCAVLIATKDHIKKVAFGSCLSFSTLMVLGFNFSS from the coding sequence ATGCCATTAAGCCGTTGTTTTATAAAAATACCTTTGTTTTCTTTTTTGAATGATTTTCTTGCTTTTATTAAGTTTTGCCTACCTTTTCCATTATTATTTTTGTTAGCTAAAACTCGACGTAAACAACTTACACTGAGTTACATTATCGTTTGTTTATACTGGTTTTTTTCAATTAACTCATTTTCTTTATTGATAATACTTTCAGTATTAAGCTTTTATTTGTTGATGCTCTCTTTCTTTGATGCTGATTATTTTCTTCTGCCTAATACGTTGACTTATTGGCTAATATTTTTAGGGTTATTGTGTAATTACACAGTATATGGATTAATACCTTTCAATCATGCTTTTTATGGTTTTTTAGGTGGTGTTGGACTTTTTTATAGCATCTATTTATGGGGATATTTTATTTGCCAAAAATGTGTTTTAGGTTTTGGTGATGTGAAATTATTTGGTGCTATTGGGGCATGGTGTGGATTTGAAAAATTGCCGTATATTCTTTTGTTGGGCTCTTTTCTCGGATTAAGTGTGTATTGTGCGGTATTAATCGCAACAAAAGATCATATCAAAAAAGTGGCATTTGGCTCTTGCCTTTCATTTTCAACATTAATGGTATTAGGTTTCAATTTTTCATCTTGA
- a CDS encoding DUF2884 family protein, protein MNLRNIAVTLFFVAGTANASPSFDCAVMPKDDLRITSEFVEVAGSHGLMVIYPDGTLFQNEKSASLTPQQQELAKKYQATVRRDVPWLRTETGVKLQDSRKVLDKVVIEAFGKDSNILNRLSRLEKDLNQQMDRVVSIEPNNITFHSQAIKEVEAKGREIVESSLGGMLQDSINELGKKQLLAAAGGDSKKALGGLLGNLDGFQKIIDQEWKQQEAAFTQFGQQACSKITQMESQRVELVNSLKK, encoded by the coding sequence ATGAATTTAAGAAATATTGCTGTCACACTGTTTTTTGTTGCGGGTACAGCAAATGCATCACCAAGTTTTGATTGTGCTGTAATGCCAAAAGATGATTTACGCATAACCTCTGAATTTGTTGAAGTCGCAGGTTCGCATGGTTTAATGGTGATTTATCCTGACGGCACACTATTTCAAAATGAAAAAAGTGCCTCATTGACACCACAGCAACAAGAACTAGCAAAGAAATATCAAGCCACAGTAAGACGAGACGTACCTTGGTTAAGAACTGAAACAGGGGTAAAACTGCAAGATTCTCGCAAAGTGCTTGATAAAGTGGTGATTGAAGCTTTTGGTAAAGATAGCAATATCCTTAATAGATTAAGTAGATTAGAGAAAGATCTTAATCAGCAAATGGATAGAGTGGTCAGCATAGAACCGAATAACATTACATTCCATTCTCAAGCCATAAAAGAAGTCGAAGCCAAAGGTCGTGAAATCGTAGAAAGTAGCCTAGGTGGTATGTTGCAAGACAGCATTAATGAATTGGGAAAAAAACAGTTATTAGCAGCAGCTGGTGGTGACAGTAAAAAAGCCTTGGGCGGACTATTAGGAAACTTAGATGGTTTTCAAAAAATTATAGATCAGGAGTGGAAACAGCAAGAAGCTGCATTTACTCAATTTGGTCAGCAAGCTTGTAGCAAAATAACCCAAATGGAGAGTCAACGAGTGGAGCTTGTTAATTCTCTAAAAAAATAA
- the proC gene encoding pyrroline-5-carboxylate reductase → MEHRNIAFIGAGNMAQAIIAGLVQGGYPANKITVSSPSAIRREPLEKEFGIHSTNDNIDAVQKADVIVLAVKPQMMEEVCKPLQNIDMSKKLVLTIAAGIPATRYNDYFATQLQLVRIMPNTPALVGKGLSGMFAHNSLSSQDKQFADELMKSVGTTVWVEQESAINDIIAVAGSAPAYFFLFMESMQQEAERLGFSPEVARAIVQQAASGSTALAEKQHMLPFSTLREQVTSKGGTTAAALMQFYEGKLPENVASAMQAAIKRAQEMEKQF, encoded by the coding sequence ATGGAACATCGTAACATCGCATTTATTGGCGCTGGAAATATGGCTCAAGCCATTATTGCAGGATTGGTTCAAGGTGGATATCCAGCAAATAAAATAACCGTCAGCTCACCTTCTGCCATTCGCCGTGAACCACTAGAAAAAGAGTTCGGTATTCATAGTACTAATGACAATATTGATGCGGTTCAGAAAGCGGATGTTATTGTGTTGGCAGTAAAGCCACAAATGATGGAAGAAGTTTGTAAGCCCTTACAAAATATCGATATGAGCAAAAAGTTAGTCCTCACTATCGCTGCTGGCATCCCCGCTACTCGTTATAACGACTATTTTGCAACTCAATTACAGCTTGTTCGTATTATGCCAAATACTCCGGCTCTTGTAGGTAAAGGCTTAAGTGGTATGTTCGCTCACAATTCACTTTCATCTCAAGATAAACAGTTTGCCGATGAATTAATGAAAAGTGTCGGAACAACCGTTTGGGTAGAGCAAGAATCTGCCATCAATGATATTATCGCCGTTGCTGGTAGTGCACCCGCTTATTTCTTCTTGTTTATGGAATCAATGCAACAAGAAGCAGAACGTTTAGGTTTTTCACCTGAAGTGGCAAGAGCTATTGTGCAACAAGCAGCAAGTGGTTCTACCGCCTTAGCAGAGAAACAACACATGTTACCTTTCTCAACTTTACGCGAGCAAGTAACATCAAAAGGTGGAACGACAGCAGCTGCACTTATGCAGTTTTATGAAGGTAAACTACCTGAAAACGTCGCTTCTGCCATGCAAGCTGCGATTAAACGTGCGCAAGAAATGGAAAAACAATTTTAA
- a CDS encoding YggT family protein: protein MNFLNFVILTLLQLYTSVLLLRVWMQCVRADFYNPFSQFIVKITQPIVRPLRSIIPSIGPIDTASVLLAYILILLGIIVPSYLSGTSIPLSLMFPFAFIELLTAAGKMIFWLIIIRAILSWVSQGRNPIDHLLFQLTEPLMAPIRRVIPAMGGLDFSAMIVILVLYALNYLRVDVLQWLLSVTLY from the coding sequence ATGAATTTTTTAAATTTCGTCATTCTGACTCTTCTTCAACTCTACACATCCGTACTGCTATTACGTGTTTGGATGCAATGTGTCAGAGCTGATTTTTATAATCCTTTTTCACAATTTATCGTCAAGATCACACAGCCAATTGTTCGCCCATTGAGAAGTATTATTCCTTCTATTGGTCCTATTGATACAGCTTCAGTTTTATTAGCCTACATATTAATTCTGCTAGGTATTATCGTCCCATCTTACTTATCAGGAACATCTATTCCTTTATCTTTAATGTTCCCATTCGCCTTTATTGAACTGCTTACAGCAGCAGGTAAGATGATTTTCTGGTTGATCATTATCCGCGCAATTCTTAGCTGGGTAAGCCAAGGTCGTAATCCAATTGATCATCTTTTATTTCAATTAACAGAACCTTTAATGGCACCAATCCGTCGTGTCATTCCGGCGATGGGTGGTTTAGATTTCTCTGCAATGATTGTTATTCTTGTGCTTTACGCCCTGAACTATCTGCGCGTAGACGTTTTACAATGGCTACTTAGCGTAACGCTTTACTAA
- a CDS encoding YqgE/AlgH family protein: MNLLNHFLIAMPSLSDPLFERSVVYVCEHNENGAMGLIINKPIEDISVEGVLDQLEIFSTDRDEAISLQKPVMSGGPVAEEHGFILHTPVSGFSSSIKISDSTMITTSKDVLETLGTARQPEKTLVSLGYSSWEQGQLEKEILENSWLTVEASPQIIFDTPIAERWHKAAELIGINIHTISPIAGHA, translated from the coding sequence ATGAATTTACTTAACCATTTTCTTATTGCTATGCCTTCATTAAGCGATCCGTTATTTGAACGCTCGGTCGTCTATGTTTGCGAACATAATGAAAACGGTGCGATGGGTTTAATTATTAATAAACCTATTGAAGATATCTCTGTGGAAGGTGTATTAGATCAACTGGAAATTTTTTCGACTGATAGAGATGAAGCAATTAGCTTACAAAAACCCGTGATGTCAGGAGGTCCAGTTGCAGAAGAGCATGGTTTTATCTTGCACACTCCAGTTTCAGGCTTTAGTTCTAGTATCAAAATTAGTGACAGCACGATGATCACAACTTCCAAAGATGTATTAGAAACCTTAGGTACAGCAAGACAACCAGAAAAAACATTAGTCTCTTTGGGTTATTCTAGTTGGGAACAAGGCCAATTAGAGAAAGAAATTTTAGAAAATAGCTGGCTAACAGTTGAAGCTTCACCTCAAATTATTTTTGATACCCCTATTGCTGAACGTTGGCATAAAGCCGCTGAATTAATTGGGATTAATATTCACACCATTTCACCGATAGCGGGTCACGCATAA
- the gshB gene encoding glutathione synthase yields the protein MIKLGIVMDPISSIKIKKDTSFAMLLEAQRRGWEIHYMEMNDLYLHQGEARAHTRLLSVEENPEKWFEFGKEQDIALGELDTILMRKDPPFDTEFIYATYILERAEDMGTLIVNKPQSLRDCNEKLFTAWFPTLTPDTLVTREAKHLRAFHEKHGDVIFKPLDGMGGASIFRLKKDDPNVGVIIETLTEHGHRFCMAQNFLPEIVDGDKRILVVDGEPVPYCLARIPAKGETRGNLAAGGRGEARPLTESDWAIARQVAPILKQKGLIFVGLDVIGDRLTEINVTSPTCAREIEAAYPDVSITGMLMDAIEVRLNKKN from the coding sequence ATGATTAAATTAGGTATTGTGATGGACCCAATTTCATCCATCAAAATCAAAAAAGACACCAGCTTTGCCATGTTATTAGAAGCGCAACGTCGTGGCTGGGAAATTCATTATATGGAGATGAACGATCTTTACCTACACCAAGGTGAAGCACGCGCTCACACTCGTTTACTCAGCGTAGAAGAAAACCCAGAAAAATGGTTTGAGTTTGGCAAAGAGCAAGATATTGCTTTAGGTGAACTTGATACCATTTTGATGCGTAAAGATCCGCCTTTTGATACCGAATTTATTTACGCAACCTATATTTTAGAACGTGCTGAAGATATGGGAACACTGATAGTTAATAAGCCACAAAGCTTACGTGACTGTAATGAAAAACTCTTTACTGCATGGTTCCCAACATTAACACCAGACACCTTAGTGACTCGTGAAGCTAAGCATTTACGCGCTTTTCATGAAAAACACGGTGATGTCATTTTCAAACCATTAGATGGCATGGGTGGTGCATCAATCTTCCGCTTGAAAAAAGACGATCCTAACGTAGGTGTTATTATTGAAACACTCACAGAACACGGTCATCGTTTCTGTATGGCACAAAATTTCCTACCTGAAATTGTCGATGGTGATAAGCGCATTCTAGTTGTCGATGGTGAACCTGTTCCTTATTGCTTAGCGCGAATTCCTGCAAAAGGTGAAACTCGAGGCAACTTAGCCGCTGGTGGTCGTGGCGAAGCTCGCCCATTAACAGAAAGTGATTGGGCTATTGCGCGTCAAGTTGCACCTATCCTTAAACAAAAAGGTCTTATTTTTGTTGGATTAGATGTTATTGGCGATCGCTTGACTGAAATTAATGTCACAAGTCCAACATGTGCGCGTGAAATTGAAGCGGCTTATCCTGATGTTTCTATTACAGGCATGTTAATGGATGCAATTGAAGTACGCTTAAACAAGAAAAACTAA
- the hemW gene encoding radical SAM family heme chaperone HemW produces the protein MLKLPPLSLYIHIPWCVQKCPYCDFNSHTLKGEVPHQEYVQHLLNDLDADLIHVGSREVQTIFIGGGTPSLLSAESMADLLYGVKERIAVSPNAEITMEANPGTVEAERFAGFQRAGVNRISIGVQSFGNDKLIRLGRIHDADEAKNAARLAKELGLRSFNLDLMHGLPDQSLSQALSDLQQAIELSPPHLSWYQLTIEPNTQFGSRPPKLPDDDMLWDIFSEGDKLLTAAGYQQYETSAYCKPGFQCEHNLNYWRFGDYLGIGCGAHGKISFEDGRIMRTVKTKHPKGFMEGRYLHQQNFVDNDDRPFEFFMNRFRLLEAFPRQDFSDYTGLSEEVIRHQIDEALALGYISESDTHWQITPHGKLFLNSLLELFL, from the coding sequence ATGCTTAAGTTGCCTCCATTAAGTTTGTATATTCATATTCCTTGGTGTGTACAAAAATGCCCTTATTGTGATTTCAACTCACACACGCTAAAAGGCGAAGTTCCACATCAGGAATATGTGCAACATTTACTCAATGACTTAGATGCCGATCTTATTCACGTTGGCTCCCGTGAAGTCCAAACCATATTTATTGGTGGCGGTACACCTAGCTTATTAAGCGCTGAGTCAATGGCTGATTTACTCTATGGCGTTAAAGAGCGCATTGCTGTTAGTCCTAATGCAGAAATTACGATGGAAGCTAACCCGGGAACCGTGGAAGCTGAACGCTTTGCTGGCTTCCAACGTGCGGGTGTAAATCGTATTTCTATTGGTGTGCAAAGTTTTGGCAACGATAAGCTTATTCGCTTAGGACGCATTCATGATGCTGATGAAGCTAAAAATGCGGCTCGTTTAGCCAAAGAATTAGGCTTACGTAGTTTTAATTTAGATTTAATGCATGGATTACCAGACCAATCATTATCTCAAGCACTTTCGGATTTACAGCAAGCAATAGAGTTATCCCCACCACATTTGTCTTGGTATCAATTAACCATTGAACCCAATACACAATTTGGCTCTCGTCCACCGAAATTACCTGATGACGATATGCTGTGGGATATTTTCTCAGAAGGTGACAAATTACTGACAGCCGCAGGTTATCAACAATATGAAACATCAGCATATTGTAAGCCGGGCTTTCAATGTGAGCATAACTTAAATTATTGGCGTTTCGGGGATTATTTAGGTATCGGTTGTGGTGCTCATGGAAAAATAAGCTTTGAAGATGGTCGCATCATGCGAACAGTAAAAACCAAGCATCCTAAAGGTTTTATGGAAGGTCGTTATCTCCACCAGCAAAATTTTGTTGATAATGATGACCGTCCATTTGAATTTTTTATGAACCGTTTTCGTCTGTTAGAAGCATTCCCTAGACAAGATTTCAGTGATTACACGGGGCTTTCTGAAGAAGTTATTCGCCATCAAATAGATGAAGCTTTGGCCTTAGGTTATATCAGTGAATCAGACACTCACTGGCAAATTACACCTCATGGCAAACTCTTCCTCAATTCATTGCTTGAGTTATTCCTTTAA
- a CDS encoding DsbA family protein, with amino-acid sequence MASVASNTGNTQGTKILHYVYDPLCGWCYGIAPLIEAVSNTFPNTIKLHGGGLFTPARAVTGGQSWKEHVTPIDERISQLSGQVFSHAYHDALGNTEMVLNSLLPISAVLVAEIMGKRDVYLLKALQEAYYLDGLNISDKDTLLFIVKKLGFDVEQFASLLSEISETQIQQHLSQTQQLMSQVNGRGFPTLFIEDNQGYHLIPVEKYLGDTKRWQQFIKENL; translated from the coding sequence GTGGCCTCAGTAGCAAGCAATACAGGTAATACCCAAGGTACTAAAATATTGCACTATGTTTATGATCCTCTTTGTGGTTGGTGCTACGGCATTGCTCCCCTGATTGAAGCGGTAAGCAATACGTTTCCAAATACCATTAAGTTACATGGTGGTGGATTGTTTACACCAGCAAGAGCTGTAACGGGTGGTCAATCATGGAAAGAGCATGTTACGCCAATTGATGAGCGTATTAGTCAATTATCAGGTCAAGTTTTTAGTCATGCATATCATGACGCTCTTGGTAACACTGAAATGGTATTAAACTCACTGCTACCTATTTCAGCCGTTCTTGTTGCTGAAATAATGGGAAAGCGAGATGTTTATTTACTAAAAGCATTGCAAGAAGCCTATTACCTTGATGGCTTAAATATCAGTGATAAAGACACTCTGCTATTTATTGTGAAAAAACTTGGTTTTGATGTTGAGCAGTTTGCATCTTTACTGTCTGAAATTAGCGAAACACAAATTCAGCAACATTTAAGCCAGACACAACAATTAATGTCCCAAGTTAATGGCCGCGGTTTTCCGACTTTATTTATTGAAGATAACCAAGGTTACCACCTGATACCAGTTGAAAAATATTTAGGTGATACAAAACGTTGGCAGCAATTTATAAAAGAAAACCTATAA
- the ruvX gene encoding Holliday junction resolvase RuvX produces the protein MSNRTVMGFDFGTKSIGAAIGQEVTGTARPLASFKAKDGIPDWTQIEKIIKEWQPDLVVVGLPLNMDGTEQLVTTQAKKFANRLHGRFGVQIALHDERLSTVEARAHLFERGGYRSLDKGSVDAASAVIILESWFEQQC, from the coding sequence ATGTCAAACAGAACGGTAATGGGCTTTGATTTCGGTACAAAAAGCATTGGTGCCGCTATCGGTCAAGAAGTTACAGGAACAGCAAGACCTTTAGCCTCATTTAAAGCAAAAGATGGTATTCCTGATTGGACTCAAATAGAAAAAATCATAAAAGAGTGGCAACCTGATCTCGTGGTTGTCGGCTTACCTCTTAATATGGATGGCACCGAACAGTTAGTCACAACTCAAGCTAAAAAATTTGCTAATCGCCTTCATGGTCGATTTGGTGTACAAATTGCCTTGCATGATGAACGCCTTAGCACCGTAGAAGCTCGCGCTCATCTTTTTGAGCGTGGCGGTTACCGTTCCTTAGATAAAGGCAGTGTAGATGCCGCATCTGCCGTTATTATTCTTGAAAGCTGGTTTGAACAGCAATGCTAA